The following proteins are co-located in the Ancylothrix sp. D3o genome:
- a CDS encoding DNA phosphorothioation-associated protein 4: MGASRIRIAKNKADLVKALVDGEETTGPFQTYADAMVFAASLGARKKKRLPLGEVAREPAPIDVNIFINRGYDCVIKLLAVTEIKDLKVLSPVDIKAEEIRVQIFEEYANGGLEILREEFRGAVDYTERLLLVMVEERQKDIEPVEDFDLSRFLT, from the coding sequence ATGGGTGCAAGTCGAATTAGAATTGCTAAAAATAAGGCGGATTTAGTTAAGGCTTTGGTGGATGGAGAGGAAACCACCGGCCCGTTTCAAACTTATGCGGATGCGATGGTTTTTGCGGCAAGTTTGGGTGCGCGGAAAAAAAAGCGTTTGCCTTTGGGAGAAGTGGCAAGAGAACCGGCTCCTATTGATGTTAATATTTTTATTAATCGTGGTTATGATTGTGTGATTAAGTTGTTGGCTGTTACGGAAATAAAAGATCTAAAAGTTTTGTCGCCGGTTGATATTAAGGCTGAGGAAATACGAGTTCAAATTTTTGAGGAATATGCGAATGGCGGCTTAGAAATTTTGCGGGAAGAGTTTCGCGGTGCGGTGGATTATACGGAGCGTCTTTTGTTGGTTATGGTGGAGGAAAGGCAAAAGGATATTGAGCCGGTGGAGGATTTTGATTTGAGCCGGTTTTTGACTTGA
- a CDS encoding Uma2 family endonuclease, whose protein sequence is MIITEQNIGTDNWVKVSWEEFLALANEPKYEKAKFYYYQGYMRVEMSPVGPRHGRRNSIIPYVVAYFAAIRNIVFVEFSNTSFRKAGLDEFQPDVAFYIGSDLKIPDDSDSPVDLNQYDPPTLVVEIAASSLSEDLGRKRLLYERANVREYWVVDAIDLKVIAFGMGEGRSGEIKESQVLPGLSIAIVEEAVQRSREGDNGEILRWLIQTFS, encoded by the coding sequence ATGATAATTACAGAGCAAAATATCGGGACTGATAATTGGGTGAAGGTTAGCTGGGAGGAGTTTTTGGCATTGGCAAATGAGCCGAAATATGAGAAGGCTAAGTTTTATTATTATCAAGGATATATGAGGGTTGAAATGTCACCTGTTGGGCCACGTCACGGACGGCGAAATTCTATTATTCCTTATGTTGTGGCTTATTTTGCGGCCATCAGAAATATAGTCTTTGTGGAGTTTTCAAATACAAGTTTCAGAAAAGCTGGGTTAGATGAATTTCAGCCTGATGTGGCTTTTTATATTGGGTCTGATCTAAAGATACCAGATGATAGTGATTCTCCTGTGGATTTAAATCAATATGATCCGCCGACTTTAGTTGTAGAAATTGCTGCTTCTTCTTTAAGTGAGGATTTGGGGCGCAAGCGGTTACTTTATGAACGGGCAAATGTGCGAGAATATTGGGTAGTTGATGCAATTGACTTAAAAGTTATTGCTTTTGGAATGGGGGAGGGACGCAGTGGAGAAATTAAAGAGTCGCAAGTTTTGCCTGGGTTATCTATAGCTATTGTTGAGGAGGCTGTGCAACGCAGCCGTGAGGGAGATAATGGGGAAATTTTGCGCTGGCTAATCCAAACTTTTAGTTAG